A window of Myxococcales bacterium genomic DNA:
CGACCTCCCCGGCGAGGACCGCCAGGCCAACGAGTGGTGGGTGAACCTGAAAGTGAGCCCCGGAGGGCGAACGGTGGTCGATGGCGGCCCCGAGCCGAAGGCGAGGTGCCGCCATGAACCTGAAAGTGAGCCCCGGAGGGGCGAACGGTGGTCGATGGCGGCCCCGAGCCGAAGGCGAGGTGCCGCAACGGACGGCGGGGCTGCGCCTCCGCGGTTCCGGGGGGGTGAGACACGCGCGCGACGCGAAGGTTCCCGAGAAAGTGGAGCGGGCCGGCAGGCGCCGCTACGGGTCGACGAAGCGCGCGGTACCCACGAACTTCGCGGCGCCGAGGCCCTCGGCGAGGGCCGCCACGCCCATCGGCACGAGCTCACCGTTCGCGGGGACGAACGTGTAGCCCCACACGGTCCCGGAGGCCTGGTTCGCCACGTACGCGAAGCGACCCCCGCCCGCGAGCGTGAAGCTGCGCGGGGTGCGGCCCGAGGTAGAAACGTGCCCGTCGAGCGTCAGCCGCCCCGTCGGTTCCACGACGAAGCGGGCGATCGAGTCGTGGCCCCGATTCGACGAGTACACGTATCGACCGGCGGGGTGCGCGAAGATCGCCGCGCCGGTGTTCGCGCCCGCGAAGTCGACGGGCAGCGACGACCTGGTCTCGATCAGGGTGAGGCCGCCGGTCGCCGCATCGTAGCCAAACGAGGTCACGGAGCTCTGGAGCTCGTTCACCACGAACGCGAAGGGCGTGCTCGGCGCGAACGCCAGGTGACGCGGCCCCGCGCCCGCGGGGAGGCCCACCGGGGCAAGCGCCGCGAGCGCCCCCGATCCCTCGTCGAGCGTGTAGCGCGCGACCACGTTGGCGCCGAGGCACGGCACGAAGACCGTGCGCCGCGCGGCGTCCATCTGGGCGTAGTGGGCCTTCTCCCCCGCGAAGACGACGTCCGAGGGGGCCGCGAGCGTGCCGTCGGCGGCGACCGGCACCACGCTGAGTTGCCCGCTCGTGTAGTGGGCGACGAGCAGGTAGCGGCCGCTTGGGACCAGCGAGACATGCGTCGCGCCGGTGCCGCCCGAGGCGACGTCGTTCTTCTTCGTGAGCGTCCCGGTGCTGGGGTCTACCGAATACGCGTGCACGCGGTTGCGGGTGGAGTCGACGACGAACGCGAGCCGGCGCCCCTCGTCGAACGCCAGGTACGACGGATCGCCACCGACCGCCGTGACCCCCTTCGGAGCCAGCGCCCCGGTCGCGCTGTCTACCGCGTAGGTCCGGACGTTCCCGTCACCGCTGCCCACGAAGGCGACCTCGGCGCGACGAGGTGGCGACGCGTCCAGCGGCCCGTCGGGCGCGCCATCCCGGGCCGGAAGAGACGCGTCGGCCGGGGACGCGTCGAGCACGGCAGAGGCGTCGGCCACCACCTCGACCGGAGGCCCGCCGCCCTCGGCAGGGACGTCCGCCGTTCCACACGCGAGCACGAGCAGAGGGAGGCACACGTGAAGCAGCGCGCGTCTGAGCATGGCGCTAGCGTACGCCGAGTGGGGCTTCGCCACGCGAGACCCCATCGAACAGGAGGGCTCGTAGGATCCGCGCGACGAGGCCGGCCGCGCACAAAACAAGGACGCCGCCCCGAAGAGCGGCGTCGACGCGGCGTGGACGCCGAAAACCCCTGCGATTACGCGCGCTTCTCGACCTGAGTGAAGTCAAGCTCCACGGGCGTGGCGCGACCGAAGATGCTGACCTTCACCTTGAGCTTCTGCTTGTCGGGCTTCACTTCCTCGACCGTGCCCATGAAGTTGGCGAAGGCTCCGTCGATGACGCGGATCTCGTCGCCGGTCTCGAAGGAGACGCGGGGCTTCGGCTTCACCGTGCCCTCGACGATCGCCTTGCGGAGGTCGTCGATTTGCGGCGGCTTCACCTCTTGCGGGCGCTGGTTTCCGATGAAACCCGTGACCTTCGCGGTGTCCTTGACGAGGTGCCAGGCCTCTTCGCCCATGTCCATCTCGACGAAGATGTACCCCGGGAAGCTGTTCTTCTGCCGAACGCGCGGCTTGCCGCTGGCGCGGGCCTCCTGCACGGTCTCGGTGGGGATCAAGATCTCCCCAAACATGGCCTCTTTCCCGAACTCCTTGATGCGCTGCTGGAGCGACTCACGGACGCGGTTCTCGTAGCCCGAGTAGGTTTGGATGACGTACCACTTCTTAGTCATGACGGAACCCCGGGGCCCTAAAAGCCGTAGACCTTGTCGGTGATGAAGCGCCAAAACTGATCCATCAGCGCGAAGAACACCGTCGCGAAGAGGGTGGTCAGCACGACGATGAAGGTGGAGTTCTGGACTTCCTTCTTGCTTGGCCAGGTGACCTTCGACAGCTCCTCGGCGACCTCGGTCGCGTACTGGCGCGCGTCCTTACGGCGCCAGTAGTGGAGGGCTACGCCGACCCCCACGAGCGCCGCGGCGAGATACACGAGCTCGTCGCGCGGCTCACCGATTTGCTCGGGCTTCCACGCCGCGAGCTTGAGCCAGGCCGCGTGCCCGAGCTTCGAGAAGACGAAGGCGGCCATGACGGCCCCGGCGAGGTATGCGGCGTACACGAAGCGCTCGGCGCCGAGCACGTTGCCGGTCTGCGCGGCGAGCGCGGCCTCGATTTCGGCCTCTTCCACGGGATCGAGCACGTCGGCGCGCACCTTCACGGCCGGCTCGCCGGACTCGTCGCCCGGGGCATCCGCCTCGTCGGTCGAGGCTTCGCCCGCCGAGGACTCTTCCTCGGCCTCGTCGGCATTCTTCTCGAGCTCTTGGTCGGCCATGGTTCGTTGCGCTTCTGGTGAGACCGTCGGCTCACTCTCTTCTCTTGTTCTAGCAGGGGCTGAGGGGCTCGAACCCACGACCTGCGGATTTGGAATCCGCTGCTCTACCAGCTGAGCTAAACCCCTAGGGTCCTCGACGAGCGAGGAACTGTAACTCTTCTCCGACGGATGACCACCCCCAGCGGGGGGGATCGGCGGGGCCTGGCGCACCTCGACGGCGCGACAGGCCCGGCTACTTGGTCTCCTTGTGGACCGTGTGACGCTTGCAGCTCGGGCAGAATTTCTTCTTCTCGAGCTGCCCGACCTGGTCTGGCCGACGCGTGGTGCGGTAGTTGCGCCCCTCGCACTCGGTGCAGACCAGGGAGACCTCGATACGATCACCCATGGTCTGCTCCCTCGGTCATGAGCGCGTCAGCGCCCGCACGATTACTCCAGAATCTTGGTGACGATGCCGGCGCCGACCGTGCGCCCGCCCTCGCGGATCGCGAAGCGCATTTGCTCCTCGAGACCCACGGGGACGATGAGCGAGATCGTCATCGTGATGTTGTCGCCGGGCATGACCATCTTCGTGCCCTCGGGGAGCTCGCAGGTGCCGGTCACGTCGGTCGTCCGCATGTAGAACTGCGGGCGGTAGTTCGTGAAGAACGGCGTGTGGCGGCCGCCCTCTTCCTTCTTGAGGACGTACACCTCGCCCAGGAACTTCTTGTGCGGCGTGACCGAGCCCGGCTTCGCCAGGATCTGCCCGCGCTCCACGTCCGTGCGCTCGATGCCGCGGAGGAGCACGCCGATGTTCTCGCCCGCGCGGCCCTCGTCGAGCAGCTTGCGGAACATCTCCACGCCCGTCACCGTGGTCTTGCGCGTGTCGCGGAAGCCGATGATCTCGACGTCTTCGCCCGTCTTCACGATGCCGCGCTCCACGCGACCGGTCACCACCGTGCCGCGGCCCTTGATCGAGAACACGTCCTCGATCGCCATCAGGAACGGCTTGTCGATGTCGCGAACCGGCTCCGGCACGTCGGAGTCGAGCGCCGCGATGAGCTGCCCGATGGACTCCTCCCACTTCGCCTCGCCCTGGAGCGCCGGGAACGCCGCCACGCGCACGATCTTCGCGTTGTCGCCGTCGAACTTGTACTTCGACAGGAGCTCGCGCACTTCCATCTCGACCAGGTCGAGCATCTCTTCGTCTTCCACCGCGTCGCACTTGTTCAGCGCCACCACGATGTGCTGCAGACCCACCTGGCGCGCCAGGAGCACGTGCTCGCGCGTCTGCGGCATGACCGAGTCGAGCGCCGACACGACGAGGATCGCCCCGTCCATCTGCGCCGCGCCCGTGATCATGTTCTTGATGTAGTCCGCGTGCCCGGGGCAGTCGACGTGCGCGTAGTGGCGCGTCGCCGACTCGTACTCCACGTGCGACGCCGCGATCGTCACGGTCTTCGTCGCGTCGCGGACCGTGCCGCCCTTCGCGATGTCGGCATAAGAAATGACCTTCGCCAGGCCCTTCTTGCTCTGCACCTTCACGAGCGAT
This region includes:
- the tuf gene encoding elongation factor Tu, which translates into the protein MAKEKFNRSKPHVNVGTIGHIDHGKTTLTASLVKVQSKKGLAKVISYADIAKGGTVRDATKTVTIAASHVEYESATRHYAHVDCPGHADYIKNMITGAAQMDGAILVVSALDSVMPQTREHVLLARQVGLQHIVVALNKCDAVEDEEMLDLVEMEVRELLSKYKFDGDNAKIVRVAAFPALQGEAKWEESIGQLIAALDSDVPEPVRDIDKPFLMAIEDVFSIKGRGTVVTGRVERGIVKTGEDVEIIGFRDTRKTTVTGVEMFRKLLDEGRAGENIGVLLRGIERTDVERGQILAKPGSVTPHKKFLGEVYVLKKEEGGRHTPFFTNYRPQFYMRTTDVTGTCELPEGTKMVMPGDNITMTISLIVPVGLEEQMRFAIREGGRTVGAGIVTKILE
- a CDS encoding lactonase family protein; amino-acid sequence: MLRRALLHVCLPLLVLACGTADVPAEGGGPPVEVVADASAVLDASPADASLPARDGAPDGPLDASPPRRAEVAFVGSGDGNVRTYAVDSATGALAPKGVTAVGGDPSYLAFDEGRRLAFVVDSTRNRVHAYSVDPSTGTLTKKNDVASGGTGATHVSLVPSGRYLLVAHYTSGQLSVVPVAADGTLAAPSDVVFAGEKAHYAQMDAARRTVFVPCLGANVVARYTLDEGSGALAALAPVGLPAGAGPRHLAFAPSTPFAFVVNELQSSVTSFGYDAATGGLTLIETRSSLPVDFAGANTGAAIFAHPAGRYVYSSNRGHDSIARFVVEPTGRLTLDGHVSTSGRTPRSFTLAGGGRFAYVANQASGTVWGYTFVPANGELVPMGVAALAEGLGAAKFVGTARFVDP
- the nusG gene encoding transcription termination/antitermination protein NusG — its product is MTKKWYVIQTYSGYENRVRESLQQRIKEFGKEAMFGEILIPTETVQEARASGKPRVRQKNSFPGYIFVEMDMGEEAWHLVKDTAKVTGFIGNQRPQEVKPPQIDDLRKAIVEGTVKPKPRVSFETGDEIRVIDGAFANFMGTVEEVKPDKQKLKVKVSIFGRATPVELDFTQVEKRA
- the secE gene encoding preprotein translocase subunit SecE, which produces MADQELEKNADEAEEESSAGEASTDEADAPGDESGEPAVKVRADVLDPVEEAEIEAALAAQTGNVLGAERFVYAAYLAGAVMAAFVFSKLGHAAWLKLAAWKPEQIGEPRDELVYLAAALVGVGVALHYWRRKDARQYATEVAEELSKVTWPSKKEVQNSTFIVVLTTLFATVFFALMDQFWRFITDKVYGF
- the rpmG gene encoding 50S ribosomal protein L33; translated protein: MGDRIEVSLVCTECEGRNYRTTRRPDQVGQLEKKKFCPSCKRHTVHKETK